The Chryseolinea soli genome contains a region encoding:
- a CDS encoding FecR family protein, protein MDQARLLYLFQRYVDDTCSDAEKQELMQTLAQPASDEAIQALMDKLWEELPEHGKLSAEKTERILERILPASDHRFAQPLQKQRALFSTWMKVAAAVTLALLAGAAWYGRTSLKDESPLIAQASQPSATEHQFLKLPDGSTVVLNAGSHLEYPASFEGMGHREVLLRGEGYFDIKHDVSKPFIVRTGKLTTTVLGTAFNIKAYDEQDSIVVTVTRGKVQVNDDDRTLGVITPNQQITFRKLGRQSYQRNVNSNAAIAWKASDIFFDDITLEEAAAQLEERFHVTIRFENEKTRHCRFTATFLHGEDLDQILQIICEFNGANYLRDAAGNMLIKGDGC, encoded by the coding sequence ATGGATCAAGCGCGGTTGTTGTATCTTTTTCAGCGTTATGTAGACGATACGTGTTCCGACGCTGAAAAACAGGAATTGATGCAAACCCTGGCCCAACCTGCCAGCGACGAGGCGATCCAAGCCTTGATGGACAAATTGTGGGAAGAGCTTCCGGAGCATGGAAAACTATCGGCCGAGAAAACGGAGCGGATATTGGAACGCATTCTACCGGCCTCCGATCACCGCTTCGCGCAGCCCCTTCAAAAACAACGCGCGCTTTTCAGCACCTGGATGAAAGTAGCCGCGGCCGTTACATTGGCCTTGCTGGCCGGTGCCGCTTGGTATGGCAGGACTTCGCTGAAAGATGAATCACCACTCATTGCCCAGGCTTCGCAGCCTTCCGCCACCGAACATCAATTTTTAAAACTTCCCGATGGCAGCACGGTGGTGTTGAATGCCGGAAGCCATTTGGAATATCCAGCATCGTTCGAAGGGATGGGACACCGCGAGGTGCTGTTGAGAGGGGAAGGATATTTTGATATTAAACACGATGTGTCCAAGCCTTTTATCGTGCGCACCGGGAAATTGACCACCACCGTGTTGGGAACAGCCTTTAATATCAAAGCGTACGATGAGCAGGATAGTATTGTCGTGACCGTGACCCGCGGTAAAGTGCAAGTGAACGATGACGACCGGACCCTGGGCGTGATCACCCCAAACCAACAGATCACCTTCCGCAAGTTGGGCCGGCAAAGCTACCAGCGCAACGTAAACAGCAACGCCGCCATTGCCTGGAAGGCCAGTGATATTTTCTTCGACGACATTACCCTGGAAGAAGCTGCCGCGCAATTGGAAGAGCGCTTTCACGTGACCATCCGTTTTGAAAACGAGAAGACCCGGCATTGTCGCTTCACGGCGACTTTCCTGCATGGCGAAGACCTGGATCAGATCCTGCAGATCATTTGTGAATTCAACGGTGCGAACTATCTGCGCGACGCAGCGGGGAATATGCTGATAAAGGGAGACGGATGTTAA
- a CDS encoding RNA polymerase sigma factor, whose amino-acid sequence MQPKLKNLVDLVASGDPLAFRELFDRFAGKVHAFALKLTHNDATAEEIVQEVFLKIWLHREGLSAIDYFPSYLYTITRNHTFNVLKHLAHEAHARQALEKVLVKTHEETEEAVIYEDYQRLLDRVIDRLPPKQRQVYSLCHQQGLKYEEVAHRLNISRLTVKTHMQQALRTIKTHFSSTMGLWLLSLVSWFE is encoded by the coding sequence ATGCAACCTAAACTGAAAAATCTTGTTGATCTCGTAGCCTCGGGTGATCCGCTTGCTTTTCGCGAGCTCTTCGACCGGTTCGCGGGCAAGGTGCATGCCTTTGCTTTAAAACTTACCCACAACGACGCCACGGCAGAGGAGATCGTACAAGAAGTTTTTCTGAAAATCTGGTTGCATCGCGAGGGTCTTTCGGCCATTGATTATTTCCCTTCCTATCTCTACACGATCACCCGGAATCATACCTTCAATGTGTTGAAACACCTGGCGCATGAGGCTCATGCCAGGCAAGCCCTGGAAAAAGTGCTGGTGAAAACCCATGAAGAAACGGAGGAGGCTGTGATCTATGAGGACTATCAGCGGTTGCTCGATCGCGTGATCGACCGGCTTCCCCCCAAACAACGGCAGGTGTATAGCCTTTGCCATCAACAGGGTCTTAAATACGAAGAAGTGGCGCACCGCCTCAACATTTCGCGCCTCACGGTGAAGACCCACATGCAGCAAGCGCTGCGCACCATCAAGACCCATTTCAGCAGCACGATGGGCCTTTGGCTGTTGAGCCTGGTTTCCTGGTTCGAATAA
- a CDS encoding tetratricopeptide repeat protein, with protein MKKGIVMMLSVLLLACSDSKETRLQRFLLQSNDMIKNQKADEAEHYLREALQLDSCFADAWNNLGTLHFNKSKYREALDDYDHAIACHPDYLDAYFNRANTAYELKEYYRAMKDIDYVIRHKPDTAVAYFSKGLIHTRLREFDRAREAFKMASVMDSQNAEIWVNLGTVYYYKKQYDSARLHFEHALRLNPKEANAYNALAMVDIELEKYDDARKQLAEALTLQPRDPFFLNNRGYIALLTGDVENGRKDIDLSIGLDPYNGWAYRNKGLYYLKTHQDQEAIRLFKQAEEMDPFIDRIYIYLGDALRASGDAKGACSYYTKAVARGEMPADKLPSACR; from the coding sequence ATGAAGAAAGGGATTGTCATGATGTTGAGTGTGTTGTTGCTGGCTTGCAGCGATAGCAAGGAGACCCGGTTGCAACGGTTCTTGTTGCAGAGTAACGACATGATCAAAAACCAGAAGGCGGATGAGGCTGAGCATTATCTGCGGGAGGCGCTGCAACTCGATTCGTGTTTTGCCGATGCCTGGAACAACCTGGGCACGCTGCACTTCAACAAATCGAAATACCGGGAGGCACTGGACGATTATGATCATGCCATTGCTTGTCACCCCGACTACCTCGATGCCTATTTCAATCGCGCGAACACCGCGTATGAATTGAAAGAATATTACCGGGCCATGAAAGACATTGACTATGTGATCAGGCATAAACCCGACACGGCCGTTGCCTATTTTTCAAAGGGCTTGATCCATACCCGGCTGCGGGAATTCGATCGTGCGCGAGAGGCATTCAAAATGGCCAGCGTGATGGACAGCCAGAATGCCGAGATCTGGGTGAACCTGGGAACGGTGTACTATTATAAAAAACAATACGACAGCGCGCGCCTGCACTTTGAACACGCGCTACGCCTGAATCCCAAAGAAGCCAATGCCTACAATGCGTTGGCGATGGTGGACATTGAACTGGAAAAATATGACGACGCCAGGAAGCAGTTGGCAGAAGCGCTGACCTTGCAACCGCGTGATCCCTTCTTTTTGAACAACCGCGGCTACATCGCGCTGCTGACCGGTGATGTGGAGAACGGACGCAAGGATATTGACCTGAGCATTGGGTTGGATCCTTACAACGGTTGGGCCTACCGGAACAAAGGCCTTTACTACCTGAAGACCCACCAGGACCAAGAGGCGATCCGTTTGTTCAAGCAGGCCGAGGAGATGGACCCTTTCATCGACCGCATCTATATTTATCTGGGCGACGCCCTCCGGGCATCGGGCGATGCGAAGGGTGCATGTTCCTATTACACCAAAGCCGTGGCACGGGGTGAAATGCCGGCGGACAAGTTGCCGTCCGCTTGTCGTTGA
- the hisG gene encoding ATP phosphoribosyltransferase — protein sequence MNTLLRIAIQKSGRLQEGSLELLKESGLSFSNGKDQLKTQARNFPVEVLFLRDDDIPQYVEDKVADVGLVGENVFAEKKKKNQIVKRLDFAKCRLSIAIPRSETYGGIASLHGKNIATSYPNIVKDFLQKHNITAGIHEISGSVEIAPGIGLADAICDIVSTGSTLLGNGLKEVETVMQSEAVIIANPELGPEKQKILDKLLFRIEAVKKAKNNKYILMNCPNESIEKITTVIPGMKSPTIIPLGRPGWSSLHSVVDENDFWEKIDLLRECGAEGILVIPIEKMIV from the coding sequence ATGAACACCCTACTTCGCATCGCCATTCAAAAATCCGGACGCCTTCAGGAAGGTTCGCTCGAACTCCTCAAAGAAAGCGGCCTCTCCTTTAGTAATGGCAAAGACCAACTCAAAACCCAGGCCCGCAATTTCCCCGTGGAAGTCTTGTTCCTTCGCGACGACGACATCCCTCAATACGTCGAAGACAAAGTGGCCGACGTGGGACTGGTAGGCGAAAACGTTTTCGCCGAAAAGAAAAAGAAGAACCAGATCGTGAAACGTCTCGACTTCGCGAAGTGCCGCCTCTCCATCGCCATCCCCCGTTCCGAAACCTATGGTGGCATTGCATCCCTCCATGGAAAAAACATCGCTACCTCCTACCCCAACATCGTCAAGGATTTTCTGCAGAAACACAACATCACGGCCGGCATACACGAGATCAGCGGCTCCGTTGAGATTGCTCCAGGCATAGGGTTAGCCGATGCCATCTGCGATATTGTGAGCACGGGCAGCACGCTCCTGGGCAATGGCCTGAAGGAAGTGGAAACCGTCATGCAATCGGAAGCGGTGATCATTGCCAACCCCGAGCTGGGGCCGGAGAAACAAAAAATACTCGACAAGCTTTTGTTCCGCATCGAGGCGGTGAAGAAGGCGAAGAACAATAAATACATTCTCATGAATTGTCCGAACGAGTCGATCGAGAAGATCACAACGGTTATTCCGGGGATGAAGAGCCCGACCATCATTCCGTTGGGCCGGCCAGGATGGAGTTCGTTGCATTCGGTAGTGGATGAGAATGATTTTTGGGAGAAGATCGATTTGCTTCGGGAGTGTGGAGCGGAGGGCATCCTCGTCATCCCTATTGAGAAGATGATCGTATAA
- the hisD gene encoding histidinol dehydrogenase, producing the protein MKIFDNPSRDSWSALLQRPQLELEFLEGAVRNVLNRVKKSGDSAVRELTLQFDKVSVEALQVSAAELAEATASLPEDLKKAIQTAAANIEKFHAAQKRESVKIETTPGVTCWRKAVAIDKVGIYIPGGSAPLFSTVLMLGIPAKLAGCREVVLCSPPDKSGKINAAILFAAQLVGVKKIFKAGGAQAIAAMAYGTESIPNVYKIFGPGNQYVTKAKQLVMEEGVAIDMPAGPSEVLVMADESAVPSFVAADLLSQAEHGEDSQVILVLNNDKNVAAIQQAIQQQLNTLPRKAIAEKALLNSRVVILPKKEAVDFVNAYAPEHLIINMNDPESVAAEIVNAGSVFLGNYSPEAIGDYASGTNHTLPTNGHAKAFAGVALESFVKHITYQQLSAEGLRNLGPVVEKMAEAEQLDGHKMAIRVRLDTLK; encoded by the coding sequence ATGAAAATATTTGATAATCCATCCAGGGATAGCTGGTCTGCGCTGTTGCAACGGCCGCAATTGGAGTTGGAGTTTTTGGAAGGTGCTGTTCGCAATGTTTTGAATCGGGTGAAGAAGTCGGGCGACAGCGCGGTGAGGGAACTCACACTCCAGTTTGACAAGGTTTCGGTGGAGGCGCTGCAGGTTTCGGCGGCAGAGCTGGCGGAGGCAACGGCTTCGCTACCGGAAGATTTGAAAAAGGCTATTCAGACAGCGGCGGCCAACATCGAAAAGTTTCATGCCGCGCAAAAGCGGGAATCGGTCAAGATCGAGACCACGCCGGGTGTTACGTGCTGGCGCAAAGCGGTGGCGATCGATAAGGTAGGGATTTATATTCCGGGTGGATCGGCCCCGTTGTTCTCCACGGTGCTGATGCTGGGCATACCGGCAAAGCTCGCGGGATGTCGCGAAGTGGTGCTCTGTTCGCCGCCCGACAAGTCGGGAAAGATCAATGCGGCCATTTTGTTTGCGGCTCAATTGGTGGGCGTTAAAAAGATCTTCAAGGCTGGGGGCGCACAAGCCATTGCGGCCATGGCCTATGGCACGGAAAGCATTCCGAACGTGTACAAGATCTTCGGGCCCGGCAATCAATACGTGACCAAAGCCAAACAGCTCGTCATGGAGGAAGGCGTGGCCATCGATATGCCGGCGGGCCCCTCAGAAGTGCTGGTGATGGCGGATGAGTCGGCCGTGCCGTCGTTTGTTGCTGCCGACTTATTGTCGCAGGCAGAACACGGCGAAGACAGTCAGGTGATCCTGGTGCTCAACAACGATAAAAACGTGGCCGCCATCCAGCAAGCCATCCAACAACAACTCAACACCCTCCCCCGCAAGGCCATTGCCGAGAAGGCGTTGCTGAACAGTCGTGTAGTGATCCTGCCCAAAAAAGAGGCGGTCGATTTTGTGAATGCTTATGCGCCGGAGCACCTCATCATCAATATGAACGATCCTGAAAGCGTTGCTGCAGAGATCGTCAACGCAGGCTCTGTGTTCCTGGGGAATTATTCACCCGAAGCCATCGGCGACTATGCTTCCGGCACCAACCATACCCTGCCCACCAATGGTCACGCCAAAGCCTTTGCCGGCGTAGCGTTGGAGAGCTTTGTGAAACACATCACCTATCAACAACTCAGCGCGGAAGGACTCCGAAACCTGGGACCGGTCGTAGAAAAAATGGCGGAAGCCGAACAACTGGACGGCCACAAAATGGCCATCCGCGTTCGTCTTGACACTCTGAAATAA
- the hisC gene encoding histidinol-phosphate transaminase has product MDIQALVRKNILNMKPYSSARDEFKGTAEIFLDANENPYPSPYNRYPDPLQWRVKEKLAALKGVKPEQIFLGNGSDEGIDLIIRAFCEPNQDSILITDPTYGMYSVCAEVNAVNVQQVLLTPDFDLDLDAFPKTFDATTKVLFLCSPNNPTGNLLSTAKIVEVLKRFYGIVVIDEAYIDFATGKSFAQELAHYPNLVVLQTFSKAWGLAGLRLGMCFASEAIIRVLNKIKYPYNVNIRTQELALDALENVQQKEAWVKEVVKQREVMAKALQQLSLVEHVYPSDANFLLAKVKDAHGTYEYLMNQGIIVRDRSRVALCYNCLRITIGTPEENQRLLTALKKYTA; this is encoded by the coding sequence ATGGACATCCAAGCCCTGGTGCGCAAGAACATTCTCAACATGAAGCCTTACTCGTCGGCACGCGACGAGTTCAAAGGCACCGCGGAGATCTTTCTCGACGCCAACGAAAATCCGTACCCTTCGCCCTATAACCGCTATCCCGATCCGCTGCAGTGGCGCGTCAAAGAAAAGCTGGCCGCGCTCAAAGGCGTGAAGCCGGAGCAGATCTTCCTCGGCAATGGCAGCGACGAAGGCATCGACCTCATCATCCGTGCGTTCTGCGAACCCAACCAGGACTCGATCCTCATCACCGACCCAACCTACGGCATGTATTCCGTCTGCGCCGAAGTGAACGCCGTGAACGTACAACAAGTATTGCTCACCCCCGACTTCGACCTCGACCTGGATGCTTTCCCAAAAACATTCGACGCCACCACCAAAGTGCTCTTCCTCTGCAGTCCCAACAACCCCACGGGCAACTTGCTCAGCACCGCCAAGATCGTGGAAGTGTTAAAACGCTTCTATGGCATCGTGGTCATCGACGAGGCCTACATCGATTTTGCTACTGGCAAGAGCTTTGCGCAAGAACTCGCGCACTATCCCAACCTAGTGGTGCTCCAAACGTTTTCCAAAGCCTGGGGCCTGGCCGGATTGCGATTGGGGATGTGCTTTGCCTCTGAAGCGATCATCCGGGTGCTCAACAAGATCAAATACCCGTATAACGTGAACATCCGAACCCAGGAGTTGGCCTTGGATGCGTTGGAGAACGTGCAACAAAAGGAAGCCTGGGTGAAGGAAGTGGTGAAGCAACGCGAGGTTATGGCCAAAGCGCTGCAGCAACTTTCGCTCGTCGAACATGTTTATCCCTCTGACGCCAACTTCCTGCTGGCGAAAGTGAAGGATGCACACGGCACGTACGAGTACCTGATGAACCAGGGCATCATCGTCAGGGATCGCTCGCGGGTGGCGCTGTGCTACAACTGTTTGCGCATCACCATCGGCACCCCCGAAGAAAACCAACGGCTGCTCACGGCCCTGAAAAAATATACCGCATGA
- the hisB gene encoding bifunctional histidinol-phosphatase/imidazoleglycerol-phosphate dehydratase HisB, with translation MKKVLFIDRDGTLILEPADEQIDSLEKLEYYPGVFNGLAKIVRDTDFELVIVTNQDGLGTSSFPEETFWPAQNKMLKAFENEGIVFSKIFVDRSFSKENKPTRKPGTGMLTEFFNGQYDLANSYVIGDRVTDVELAKNLGAKGILINNGSLKETVAQKGLTDFCSLTTTSWNDIYKHVASPDRIGTVTRTTKETDIRITLNLDGQGRSRITTGLGFFDHMLDQLARHGNMDLDITVKGDLHIDEHHTIEDTALALGEAFLQALGNKRGIERYGFCLPMDDCLAQVAIDFGGRPWLVWDAAFKREKIGEMPTEMFFHFFKSFSDTSKSNLNIKAEGDNEHHKIEAIFKAFAKAIKMAVKREGNQLPTTKGVL, from the coding sequence ATGAAAAAAGTACTCTTCATCGACCGCGACGGCACCCTCATCCTCGAACCCGCCGACGAACAGATCGACAGCCTCGAAAAACTGGAATATTATCCCGGCGTGTTCAACGGGCTCGCCAAGATCGTCCGCGACACCGACTTTGAATTGGTGATCGTCACCAACCAGGATGGATTGGGCACCTCAAGCTTTCCAGAAGAAACGTTTTGGCCCGCGCAAAACAAGATGCTAAAAGCTTTTGAAAACGAAGGCATTGTCTTCTCGAAGATTTTCGTGGACCGCTCTTTCTCAAAGGAAAATAAACCGACGCGAAAACCGGGCACGGGCATGCTCACGGAATTTTTCAACGGGCAATACGACCTGGCCAATTCCTATGTCATCGGCGATCGCGTCACGGACGTGGAGCTTGCCAAGAACCTGGGCGCAAAAGGAATTCTCATCAACAACGGCAGCCTGAAGGAAACCGTTGCCCAAAAAGGCCTCACCGATTTTTGTTCGCTCACCACCACCTCCTGGAACGACATCTATAAACATGTGGCCTCGCCCGACCGCATCGGCACCGTGACCCGCACGACGAAGGAAACCGACATACGCATCACCCTAAACCTGGATGGTCAAGGTAGATCACGCATCACCACCGGCCTTGGGTTTTTCGATCACATGCTGGACCAACTCGCGCGTCATGGCAACATGGACCTCGACATCACCGTGAAGGGCGACCTGCACATCGACGAGCACCACACCATTGAAGACACCGCCCTGGCCCTGGGAGAAGCATTCCTCCAGGCCCTCGGCAACAAGCGCGGCATCGAACGCTACGGCTTCTGCCTGCCCATGGACGACTGCCTGGCCCAAGTGGCCATCGACTTCGGAGGGCGGCCCTGGTTGGTTTGGGATGCGGCGTTCAAGCGCGAAAAGATCGGCGAGATGCCCACGGAAATGTTTTTCCATTTCTTCAAATCGTTTTCCGATACATCCAAGAGCAATCTCAACATCAAGGCGGAGGGCGACAATGAACATCACAAGATCGAAGCCATCTTCAAGGCGTTTGCCAAAGCTATCAAGATGGCGGTGAAACGCGAAGGCAACCAACTGCCCACGACCAAGGGAGTCCTTTAA
- the hisH gene encoding imidazole glycerol phosphate synthase subunit HisH — MKLVIIKYNAGNIQSVSFALERLGVDFAITDNAEEIRKADKVIFPGVGEASTTMRYLREHKLDQVITALKQPVLGICLGMQLMCTFSEENNTECLGIFGETVKRFIPQGDLKVPHMGWNDLTLSDSWIDRGVDHQYAYFVHSFYVPVNSHTSATTEYIAPFSAAMHKDNFYAVQFHPEKSAETGERVLKSFLAL; from the coding sequence ATGAAGCTTGTCATTATAAAATACAACGCCGGCAATATCCAATCCGTGTCCTTCGCTTTGGAGCGGCTGGGTGTCGACTTCGCCATCACCGACAACGCAGAGGAGATCCGGAAGGCCGACAAAGTGATCTTTCCCGGCGTGGGCGAAGCGAGCACCACCATGCGCTATCTCCGCGAGCATAAACTGGACCAGGTGATCACGGCACTAAAGCAACCCGTCCTCGGCATTTGCCTGGGCATGCAGTTGATGTGCACGTTCTCCGAAGAGAACAACACCGAATGCCTGGGCATCTTCGGCGAAACGGTAAAGCGCTTCATTCCCCAAGGCGACCTGAAGGTTCCCCACATGGGATGGAACGACCTAACCCTGAGCGACAGCTGGATCGATCGCGGCGTGGACCATCAATACGCTTACTTCGTACATAGTTTTTACGTCCCCGTGAATTCGCACACGTCCGCCACAACGGAGTACATCGCCCCGTTTAGCGCCGCCATGCACAAAGACAATTTCTACGCCGTACAATTTCACCCGGAAAAATCGGCCGAAACCGGCGAACGGGTATTAAAAAGTTTCTTAGCCCTTTGA
- the hisA gene encoding 1-(5-phosphoribosyl)-5-[(5-phosphoribosylamino)methylideneamino]imidazole-4-carboxamide isomerase: MRIIPAIDIIDGKCVRLTQGDYAQKKIYHEDPVSVARSFEQAGLTDLHVVDLDGAKAGKVVNWNVVEAICKATSLTVDFGGGIKTEEEVQRLLNLGVKQVNLGSVAVKEPLKVISWITKFGKDKIILSADVKGEYVAISGWQESSPITLASLLKDYTRNGIEYVTCTDISTDGMLKGPNIELYKNILMTFPQLHLVASGGVSNLDDLRELKRIGADGVIVGKAIYEGKVTLEELTTL; the protein is encoded by the coding sequence ATGAGAATCATTCCTGCTATCGACATTATCGACGGAAAATGTGTACGCCTCACACAGGGCGACTACGCTCAGAAAAAAATATACCACGAAGACCCCGTTTCCGTGGCCCGCTCCTTTGAACAAGCCGGGTTGACCGACCTCCACGTGGTTGACCTCGACGGCGCCAAGGCCGGCAAAGTTGTCAATTGGAACGTGGTGGAGGCTATCTGCAAAGCCACGTCGCTCACCGTTGATTTTGGTGGCGGCATAAAAACGGAAGAGGAAGTGCAGCGACTGCTCAACCTCGGCGTGAAACAAGTGAACCTGGGAAGCGTCGCGGTGAAGGAGCCGCTAAAAGTGATCTCGTGGATCACCAAGTTTGGCAAAGACAAGATCATTCTCAGTGCCGACGTCAAAGGCGAGTATGTGGCCATCAGCGGATGGCAGGAGAGCTCTCCCATCACCCTTGCTTCGCTGCTGAAGGATTACACACGCAACGGCATCGAGTATGTTACCTGCACCGACATCAGCACCGACGGTATGCTGAAGGGGCCGAACATCGAATTGTACAAGAACATTCTCATGACCTTCCCCCAACTGCACCTGGTGGCCAGCGGCGGTGTGAGCAACCTCGACGACCTGAGGGAGCTGAAACGCATCGGCGCCGACGGCGTCATTGTGGGCAAGGCCATCTACGAAGGTAAAGTCACATTGGAAGAACTAACTACCCTATAA
- the hisF gene encoding imidazole glycerol phosphate synthase subunit HisF, which translates to MLTKRIIPCLDIKDGRTVKGVNFVNIRDAGDPVELGATYARQGADELVFLDISATNEERKTFASLVKDIARHINIPFTVGGGISSVADVAPLLEAGADKVSINSAAVRNPQLIDDLSRAFGAQCIVLAIDARKIDNQWTVHTHGGKMPTDKKLFSWAKEGQERGAGEILFTSMDHDGTKNGFAIDPLNKLNTLLQIPVIASGGAGNKEHFIDAFVLGKADAALAASIFHFGEVKIPELKSFLDEKNIAIRP; encoded by the coding sequence ATGCTCACCAAACGAATCATTCCCTGTCTGGATATCAAAGACGGCCGCACCGTGAAAGGTGTGAACTTCGTCAACATCCGCGACGCCGGCGACCCGGTAGAGCTCGGCGCCACCTATGCGCGTCAGGGTGCTGACGAGTTGGTGTTCCTCGACATCTCCGCTACCAACGAAGAACGCAAGACCTTTGCATCGCTGGTAAAAGACATCGCCCGTCACATCAACATTCCGTTCACCGTCGGCGGTGGCATCAGCTCCGTGGCAGATGTGGCACCATTGCTGGAAGCCGGCGCCGACAAAGTGAGCATCAACTCGGCCGCTGTGCGAAACCCACAACTGATCGATGACTTGTCACGGGCCTTTGGCGCGCAATGCATTGTGCTGGCCATCGACGCCCGCAAGATCGACAACCAGTGGACGGTGCACACGCACGGTGGCAAAATGCCTACCGACAAAAAACTTTTCTCGTGGGCCAAAGAAGGGCAAGAACGCGGCGCCGGCGAGATCCTCTTCACCAGCATGGACCACGACGGCACCAAAAACGGGTTCGCCATCGATCCGCTGAATAAACTCAACACCCTCTTGCAAATACCCGTCATCGCCTCTGGCGGCGCCGGCAACAAGGAACATTTTATCGACGCTTTTGTCCTGGGCAAAGCAGACGCGGCGCTGGCCGCCAGCATCTTTCACTTCGGGGAAGTGAAAATACCCGAGTTGAAATCGTTCCTCGATGAAAAGAACATCGCCATCCGTCCCTGA
- the hisIE gene encoding bifunctional phosphoribosyl-AMP cyclohydrolase/phosphoribosyl-ATP diphosphatase HisIE, producing the protein MNDLAINFSKQDGLVPCVIQDVKTLRVLMLGFMNEEAYKKTLQEKKVTFFSRSKQRLWTKGETSGNFLHLVDIAIDCDNDTLLIKVNPEGPVCHTGADTCFNEKNERWDLASLEQIIQDRKNNPTQASYTTSLIQKGINKVAQKVGEEAVELIIEAKDNNTDLFLNEAADLMYHYLVLLAAKNHSLDDVLTVLKKRQK; encoded by the coding sequence ATGAATGACCTCGCCATAAACTTCAGCAAACAAGACGGCCTCGTGCCTTGTGTGATACAAGATGTAAAAACCCTGCGCGTGCTCATGCTGGGGTTTATGAATGAAGAAGCTTACAAAAAAACGCTACAAGAAAAGAAAGTGACCTTCTTCAGCCGCAGCAAACAACGCCTGTGGACCAAAGGCGAAACCTCGGGTAACTTTCTCCACCTGGTCGACATCGCGATCGACTGCGACAACGACACGTTGCTGATCAAAGTAAATCCCGAAGGTCCCGTTTGCCACACAGGGGCCGATACGTGCTTCAATGAAAAAAATGAACGGTGGGATCTGGCTTCGTTGGAACAGATCATTCAAGATCGAAAGAACAACCCAACCCAGGCGTCCTACACGACATCGCTCATCCAAAAAGGCATCAACAAAGTAGCCCAGAAAGTAGGCGAAGAAGCCGTCGAACTCATCATCGAAGCGAAGGATAACAATACCGATCTCTTCCTCAACGAAGCGGCCGACCTCATGTACCATTATCTGGTTTTGCTGGCGGCAAAGAATCACTCGCTCGACGATGTGCTGACCGTTTTGAAGAAACGACAAAAATAA